In a single window of the Rhodamnia argentea isolate NSW1041297 chromosome 2, ASM2092103v1, whole genome shotgun sequence genome:
- the LOC115754781 gene encoding diacylglycerol kinase 5-like isoform X1 yields MGDYDSEDILKDFYMPDYILGHGSEKVRDLSHVPACPVIVFINSKSGGQRGGDLIITYRTLLNKKQVFDLVETAPEEVLQQLYENIENLKEDGDPLASEIQKRLKLIVAGGDGTANWLLGVVSDLKLSPPPPVATVPLGTGNNLPFSFGWGKKNPGIDRQSVMSFLNQVKTAKEMKIDGWYLVMRMRALKEGSYDPIAPSGQTKSLNAFRQVFKPDTLYMDGFHTFRGRFWNYFSMGMDAQVSYAFHSDRKLHPEKFKNQLVNQSNYLKLGCTQGWFCTSCFHPSSRNIAQLANVRIMRRQGQWEDLYVPRSIRSIVCLNLPSFSGGLDPWGTPDPKKSLERDLTPPYVDDGLIEIVGFRDAWHGLILLLPKGHGTRLAQTNAVRFEFRKGAADHTSMRIDGEPWKQPLPVDDGSVTVEISHAGQVKMLATPFCRSKSIHEPSSSGS; encoded by the exons ATGGGCGACTACGATTCAGAGGATATTCTGAAGGACTTCTACATGCCAGATTACATCCTAGGACATGGATCAGAAAAGGTCCGGGATTTGTCCCATGTACCTGCTTGTCCAGTCATAGTGTTCATAAACTCCAAAAGTGGTGGTCAGAGAGGTGGAGATCTTATTATTACCTATAGGACTCTCCTTAATAAAAAGCAG GTTTTTGATTTGGTAGAGACAGCTCCTGAAGAGGTGCTACAACAGCTTtatgaaaatatagaaaatctGAAAGAGGATGGTGATCCTTTGGCCAGTGAAATCCAGAAAAGACTGAAACTGATT GTTGCAGGTGGGGACGGCACAGCTAACTGGCTTCTTGGGGTAGTTTCTGATCTCAAATTATCTCCACCACCTCCAGTTGCTACTGTGCCTCTTGGAACCGGAAATAACCTTCCATTTTCCTTTGGCTGG GGAAAGAAAAATCCCGGGATAGATAGGCAATCTGTGATGTCTTTCCTCAATCAAGTGAAGACTGCAAAAGAGATGAAGATAGATGG TTGGTATTTGGTCATGCGAATGAGGGCTCTTAAGGAAGGTTCATATGATCCAATCGCACCAAGTGGACAAACCAAGTCATTGAATGCATTCCGACAGGTCTTTAAGCCAGATACCTTATACATG GATGGGTTCCACACATTTCGTGGAAGATTTTGGAACTACTTTAGCATGG GAATGGATGCACAAGTATCATATGCATTTCACTCAGACCGGAAGTTACACCCAGAGAAGTTTAAGAACCAGTTAGTTAATCAA AGCAATTATTTAAAGCTTGGATGTACTCAGGGATGGTTTTGCACATCTTGTTTCCACCCTTCTTCACG GAACATAGCACAGCTGGCAAATGTCAGGATAATGAGAAGACAAGGTCAGTGGGAGGATCTCTATGTACCTCGGAG TATCCGGTCCATTGTGTGCCTCAACTTGCCCAGCTTTTCTGGAGGACTTGATCCATGGGGAACGCCAGACCCTAAAAAATCACTTGAG AGAGACTTGACACCTCCATATGTTGATGATGGCCTAATTGAGATCGTTGGTTTTAGAGATGCTTGGCATGGACTAATATTACTACTCCCGAAAGGACATGGAACTCGCCTTGCACAG ACAAATGCAGTTCGTTTCGAGTTTAGAAAAGGAGCAGCAGATCATACCTCCATGAGAATTGATGGGGAACCCTGGAAACAACCATTGCCAGTGGATGATGGAAGTGTCACTGTGGAGATTTCCCATGCGGGTCAAGTGAAAATGCTCGCGACCCCATTTTGCCGGTCTAAAAGTATACATGAACCTTCTTCATCGGGTAGTTAA
- the LOC115754724 gene encoding uncharacterized protein LOC115754724 — protein sequence MSSTSRAWIVAASIGTVEALKDQGFCRWNHLLRSLHHHAKTTNLGSYSQARKLSSPAASSAVNRAIGEEKLRQSEESFRQVLYLSSWGPC from the coding sequence ATGAGTTCGACAAGCAGAGCTTGGATCGTTGCGGCCAGCATTGGAACTGTGGAAGCACTCAAGGACCAAGGCTTCTGCAGATGGAACCATCTTCTCCGATCCCTCCACCACCATGCCAAGACCACCAATCTCGGATCTTATTCCCAGGCCAGGAAGCTCTCTTCCCCCGCTGCTTCCTCTGCGGTCAACAGGGCCATCGGTGAAGAGAAGCTGCGGCAATCTGAGGAGTCCTTCAGACAAGTCTTGTACTTGAGTTCTTGGGGACCCTGTTGA
- the LOC115754780 gene encoding tRNA (guanine(37)-N1)-methyltransferase 1 has protein sequence MVAKFLLKPYHRLSFPILPSTIRLAPHSKPSSILFTITSRAAAAAATDITQLHAAGSPLPYGPSLQKGTIPSQSFRDFNQEEACEDSLDEESFARVFRISALRVPSKDCFALENRLRGHLLNWPRVCNVARVPGDEVEDDVAELIGSRNGSRESGEVEGFETLGRRIYGKAEGDGEPLSGVLYRERLAKTFNSQGFVNFRNLAKISRPKKRKKREANENRDENRDGNREGGVKRNKFAVVEVIEDEEREGEDLRGLLGDEFKGRRWRGSTRLLLLDDSYAEKCLEDLPEAVKAVLKEGQRDGTSSVELVSCTLTLFYDYWSMNEILEALLPKGMIVPSAFETVGHIAHLNLREEHLPYKKLIAKVILDKNKPKIQTVVNKIDMIHSDYRTMQLEVLAGNYSLVTTVVENGLRFSVDLATVYWNSRLATERQRLLSGFTRNDVVCDVFCGVGPIAISAAKIVKRVYANDLNPDAIEYLERNIVLNKLDRKIQVFNMDGRRFIKSLFASEKALSITQVVMNLPNDAAEFLDAFRGIYGDKPKGMMHALPVIHVYGFSKARDPEFDFHERIRIALSEVAVQVEMRRVRLVAPGKWMLCATFTLPQSVAFARTMAFKDQI, from the exons ATGGTCGCTAAATTCTTGCTTAAACCTTATCACCGCCTATCCTTTCCCATTTTACCGTCCACAATCCGCCTCGCTCCTCACTCTAAACCTAGCTCAATCCTCTTCACTATCACCTcacgcgccgccgccgccgccgccacagaTATCACTCAACTCCACGCTGCCGGATCACCTCTCCCCTACGGACCTTCTCTCCAAAAAGGCACCATACCCTCCCAATCCTTCAGAGACTTCAACCAGGAGGAAGCATGCGAAGATTCGCTCGACGAAGAGAGCTTCGCTCGTGTTTTCAGAATTTCCGCGCTGCGTGTGCCGTCCAAGGACTGCTTCGCCCTCGAGAACCGCCTCCGCGGGCACCTCCTCAACTGGCCTCGCGTCTGCAACGTTGCCCGGGTTCCAGGCGACGAAGTCGAAGACGATGTCGCTGAGCTCATCGGAAGCCGAAACGGATCCCGGGAATCCGGTGAGGTAGAGGGTTTTGAGACGTTAGGAAGGAGAATTTATGGGAAAGCCGAGGGTGATGGTGAGCCATTGAGTGGTGTCCTGTACAGGGAGAGGCTTGCGAAGACGTTCAATTCACAAGGTTTCGTGAATTTTAGGAACTTGGCCAAGATTTCACGgccgaagaagaggaagaaaagggaGGCTAATGAGAACAGAGATGAGAACAGAGATGGGAACAGAGAAGGTGGTGTTAAGAGGAATAAATTTGCTGTGGTGGAGGTGATTGAGgatgaagaaagagaaggagaggatTTGAGGGGGTTGCTAGGGGATGAATTTAAGGGGAGAAGGTGGAGGGGTTCGACCAGATTGTTGCTTCTGGATGACAGTTATGCCGAAAAATGCTTAGAGGATTTGCCTGAAGCTGTCAAG GCCGTGTTGAAAGAAGGCCAAAGAGATGGCACCAGCTCAGTCGAGCTTGTGTCATGCACACTGACTTTGTTCTATGATTACTGGTCGATGAATGAG ATTTTGGAGGCCTTGCTACCTAAGGGGATGATCGTTCCTTCAGCTTTTGAAACTGTAGGACATATTGCACATTTGAATTTGAGAGAAGAACATTTACCATACAAGAAGCTCATAGCAAAG GTAATTTTGGATAAAAACAAGCCGAAGATTCAAACAGTTGTCAATAAGATTGACATGATTCATAGTGATTATAGGACGATGCAGCTTGAGGTTTTGGCTGGAAACTATTCCCTAGTGACTACTGTTGTTGAAAATGGGTTGAGATTCAGTGTTGATCTTGCAACTGT TTACTGGAATTCGAGGCTAGCGACTGAAAGGCAGAGACTTTTGAGTGGCTTCACCCGCAATGATGTTGTTT gtgaTGTGTTTTGTGGTGTTGGACCAATAGCCATTTCTGCAGCAAAGATAGTCAAACGAGTCTATGCCAATGACTTGAATCCTGATGCAATTGAATATCTGGAAAGGAACATTGTACTCAACAAACTTGACAGGAAAATTCAG GTTTTCAATATGGATGGAAGAAGGTTTATCAAGTCTTTGTTTGCAAGCGAGAAAGCTTTGTCCATCACACAGGTTGTTATGAATTTGCCAAATGATGCTGCTGAATTTTTAG ATGCATTTAGGGGAATATATGGAGATAAACCAAAGGGAATGATGCACGCCCTACCTGTGATCCATGTGTATGGATTCTCGAAAGCTCGAGATCCTGAGTTCGACT
- the LOC115754721 gene encoding uncharacterized protein LOC115754721 has translation MPPRLFACFGKPHVHSSAATASAEDQRGAVLVELFSSQGCATSPEAELLVSRLGRGDFEVEAPVVVLAHHVDYWDYMGWKDPFGSSQSTVRQKAYVEALRLDTMFTPQVVVQGRSQCVGTDQDALLSAIASAPKFPSPALQANFQRPSPDSLQVLLSGALKMKVEGQANVMVALCENGLLTDCLKGENKGRVLSNDFVVRKLEKLCTVKDISAKKTVSGTVNFSLWQGFTSSKCGIAVFVQNSAHQIFGSQNILLPDNM, from the exons ATGCCGCCTCGCCTCTTCGCCTGCTTCGGCAAGCCCCACGTCCACTCCTCCGCCGCAACCGCGTCGGCAGAGGATCAGAGAGGGGCGGTGCTGGTGGAGCTGTTCTCGTCGCAGGGCTGCGCCACCTCTCCCGAGGCGGAGCTGTTGGTGTCGAGGCTGGGGAGGGGGGACTTCGAGGTGGAGGCTCCGGTGGTGGTGTTGGCGCACCACGTGGACTACTGGGACTACATGGGGTGGAAGGACCCGTTCGGGTCGAGCCAGTCCACGGTGAGGCAGAAGGCCTACGTGGAGGCGCTGAGGCTGGACACCATGTTCACGCCGCAGGTGGTGGTCCAGGGTCGGTCCCAGTGCGTCGGCACCGACCAGGACGCCTTGCTCTCTGCCATCGCGTCCGCCCCTAAATTCCCTTCGCCGGCGCTCCag GCAAATTTCCAGAGGCCGTCACCAGATTCTTTACAAGTGTTGCTATCCGGAGCattgaagatgaaggtggaAGGCCAAGCTAATGTGATGGTGGCGCTCTGTGAGAATGGATTGCTGACCGACTGCTTGAAGGGAGAGAATAAAGGGCGGGTCTTATCGAACGACTTCGTCGTGAGGAAGCTGGAGAAACTGTGTACCGTCAAGGATATTTCGGCAAAGAAGACGGTTTCGGGAACTGTTAATTTCTCATTGTGGCAAGGTTTCACAAGCAGCAAATGCGGGATTGCGGTCTTTGTTCAGAACAGTGCTCACCAGATCTTCGGATCGCAGAACATACTACTGCCAGATAATATGTGA
- the LOC115754781 gene encoding diacylglycerol kinase 5-like isoform X4 — MRQVFDLVETAPEEVLQQLYENIENLKEDGDPLASEIQKRLKLIVAGGDGTANWLLGVVSDLKLSPPPPVATVPLGTGNNLPFSFGWGKKNPGIDRQSVMSFLNQVKTAKEMKIDGWYLVMRMRALKEGSYDPIAPSGQTKSLNAFRQVFKPDTLYMDGFHTFRGRFWNYFSMGMDAQVSYAFHSDRKLHPEKFKNQLVNQSNYLKLGCTQGWFCTSCFHPSSRNIAQLANVRIMRRQGQWEDLYVPRSIRSIVCLNLPSFSGGLDPWGTPDPKKSLERDLTPPYVDDGLIEIVGFRDAWHGLILLLPKGHGTRLAQTNAVRFEFRKGAADHTSMRIDGEPWKQPLPVDDGSVTVEISHAGQVKMLATPFCRSKSIHEPSSSGS; from the exons ATGAGACAG GTTTTTGATTTGGTAGAGACAGCTCCTGAAGAGGTGCTACAACAGCTTtatgaaaatatagaaaatctGAAAGAGGATGGTGATCCTTTGGCCAGTGAAATCCAGAAAAGACTGAAACTGATT GTTGCAGGTGGGGACGGCACAGCTAACTGGCTTCTTGGGGTAGTTTCTGATCTCAAATTATCTCCACCACCTCCAGTTGCTACTGTGCCTCTTGGAACCGGAAATAACCTTCCATTTTCCTTTGGCTGG GGAAAGAAAAATCCCGGGATAGATAGGCAATCTGTGATGTCTTTCCTCAATCAAGTGAAGACTGCAAAAGAGATGAAGATAGATGG TTGGTATTTGGTCATGCGAATGAGGGCTCTTAAGGAAGGTTCATATGATCCAATCGCACCAAGTGGACAAACCAAGTCATTGAATGCATTCCGACAGGTCTTTAAGCCAGATACCTTATACATG GATGGGTTCCACACATTTCGTGGAAGATTTTGGAACTACTTTAGCATGG GAATGGATGCACAAGTATCATATGCATTTCACTCAGACCGGAAGTTACACCCAGAGAAGTTTAAGAACCAGTTAGTTAATCAA AGCAATTATTTAAAGCTTGGATGTACTCAGGGATGGTTTTGCACATCTTGTTTCCACCCTTCTTCACG GAACATAGCACAGCTGGCAAATGTCAGGATAATGAGAAGACAAGGTCAGTGGGAGGATCTCTATGTACCTCGGAG TATCCGGTCCATTGTGTGCCTCAACTTGCCCAGCTTTTCTGGAGGACTTGATCCATGGGGAACGCCAGACCCTAAAAAATCACTTGAG AGAGACTTGACACCTCCATATGTTGATGATGGCCTAATTGAGATCGTTGGTTTTAGAGATGCTTGGCATGGACTAATATTACTACTCCCGAAAGGACATGGAACTCGCCTTGCACAG ACAAATGCAGTTCGTTTCGAGTTTAGAAAAGGAGCAGCAGATCATACCTCCATGAGAATTGATGGGGAACCCTGGAAACAACCATTGCCAGTGGATGATGGAAGTGTCACTGTGGAGATTTCCCATGCGGGTCAAGTGAAAATGCTCGCGACCCCATTTTGCCGGTCTAAAAGTATACATGAACCTTCTTCATCGGGTAGTTAA
- the LOC115754781 gene encoding diacylglycerol kinase 5-like isoform X2, which yields MGDYDSEDILKDFYMPDYILGHGSEKVRDLSHVPACPVIVFINSKSGGQRGGDLIITYRTLLNKKQVFDLVETAPEEVLQQLYENIENLKEDGDPLASEIQKRLKLIVAGGDGTANWLLGVVSDLKLSPPPPVATVPLGTGNNLPFSFGWGKKNPGIDRQSVMSFLNQVKTAKEMKIDGWYLVMRMRALKEGSYDPIAPSGQTKSLNAFRQDGFHTFRGRFWNYFSMGMDAQVSYAFHSDRKLHPEKFKNQLVNQSNYLKLGCTQGWFCTSCFHPSSRNIAQLANVRIMRRQGQWEDLYVPRSIRSIVCLNLPSFSGGLDPWGTPDPKKSLERDLTPPYVDDGLIEIVGFRDAWHGLILLLPKGHGTRLAQTNAVRFEFRKGAADHTSMRIDGEPWKQPLPVDDGSVTVEISHAGQVKMLATPFCRSKSIHEPSSSGS from the exons ATGGGCGACTACGATTCAGAGGATATTCTGAAGGACTTCTACATGCCAGATTACATCCTAGGACATGGATCAGAAAAGGTCCGGGATTTGTCCCATGTACCTGCTTGTCCAGTCATAGTGTTCATAAACTCCAAAAGTGGTGGTCAGAGAGGTGGAGATCTTATTATTACCTATAGGACTCTCCTTAATAAAAAGCAG GTTTTTGATTTGGTAGAGACAGCTCCTGAAGAGGTGCTACAACAGCTTtatgaaaatatagaaaatctGAAAGAGGATGGTGATCCTTTGGCCAGTGAAATCCAGAAAAGACTGAAACTGATT GTTGCAGGTGGGGACGGCACAGCTAACTGGCTTCTTGGGGTAGTTTCTGATCTCAAATTATCTCCACCACCTCCAGTTGCTACTGTGCCTCTTGGAACCGGAAATAACCTTCCATTTTCCTTTGGCTGG GGAAAGAAAAATCCCGGGATAGATAGGCAATCTGTGATGTCTTTCCTCAATCAAGTGAAGACTGCAAAAGAGATGAAGATAGATGG TTGGTATTTGGTCATGCGAATGAGGGCTCTTAAGGAAGGTTCATATGATCCAATCGCACCAAGTGGACAAACCAAGTCATTGAATGCATTCCGACAG GATGGGTTCCACACATTTCGTGGAAGATTTTGGAACTACTTTAGCATGG GAATGGATGCACAAGTATCATATGCATTTCACTCAGACCGGAAGTTACACCCAGAGAAGTTTAAGAACCAGTTAGTTAATCAA AGCAATTATTTAAAGCTTGGATGTACTCAGGGATGGTTTTGCACATCTTGTTTCCACCCTTCTTCACG GAACATAGCACAGCTGGCAAATGTCAGGATAATGAGAAGACAAGGTCAGTGGGAGGATCTCTATGTACCTCGGAG TATCCGGTCCATTGTGTGCCTCAACTTGCCCAGCTTTTCTGGAGGACTTGATCCATGGGGAACGCCAGACCCTAAAAAATCACTTGAG AGAGACTTGACACCTCCATATGTTGATGATGGCCTAATTGAGATCGTTGGTTTTAGAGATGCTTGGCATGGACTAATATTACTACTCCCGAAAGGACATGGAACTCGCCTTGCACAG ACAAATGCAGTTCGTTTCGAGTTTAGAAAAGGAGCAGCAGATCATACCTCCATGAGAATTGATGGGGAACCCTGGAAACAACCATTGCCAGTGGATGATGGAAGTGTCACTGTGGAGATTTCCCATGCGGGTCAAGTGAAAATGCTCGCGACCCCATTTTGCCGGTCTAAAAGTATACATGAACCTTCTTCATCGGGTAGTTAA
- the LOC115754725 gene encoding uncharacterized protein LOC115754725, which yields MSSAGKAWIVAASIAAVEALKDQGFARWNYAMRSAHQHAKSNLRSYSQAKKLSSPSSSAAVARGLKRLEESHGKIMHLNSWGPESTRF from the coding sequence ATGAGTTCAGCAGGCAAAGCGTGGATCGTGGCGGCGAGCATAGCGGCCGTGGAGGCGCTGAAGGACCAGGGCTTCGCCAGGTGGAACTACGCGATGAGGTCGGCCCACCAGCACGCGAAGAGCAACCTCAGGTCCTATTCTCAGGCGAAGAAGctctcttccccttcttcttcggcGGCGGTGGCCAGGGGCTTGAAGCGCCTGGAGGAGTCCCACGGCAAGATCATGCATCTTAACTCCTGGGGCCCTGAGTCTACAAGGTTTTAG
- the LOC115754781 gene encoding diacylglycerol kinase 5-like isoform X3, protein MGDYDSEDILKDFYMPDYILGHGSEKVRDLSHVPACPVIVFINSKSGGQRGGDLIITYRTLLNKKQVFDLVETAPEEVLQQLYENIENLKEDGDPLASEIQKRLKLIVAGGDGTANWLLGVVSDLKLSPPPPVATVPLGTGNNLPFSFGWGKKNPGIDRQSVMSFLNQVKTAKEMKIDGWYLVMRMRALKEGSYDPIAPSGQTKSLNAFRQVFKPDTLYMDGFHTFRGRFWNYFSMGMDAQVSYAFHSDRKLHPEKFKNQLVNQSNYLKLGCTQGWFCTSCFHPSSRNIAQLANVRIMRRQGQWEDLYVPRSIRSIVCLNLPSFSGGLDPWGTPDPKKSLERDLTPPYVDDGLIEIVGFRDAWHGLILLLPKGHGTRLAQVNPCLCGCASFFPSKILASPCRQMQFVSSLEKEQQIIPP, encoded by the exons ATGGGCGACTACGATTCAGAGGATATTCTGAAGGACTTCTACATGCCAGATTACATCCTAGGACATGGATCAGAAAAGGTCCGGGATTTGTCCCATGTACCTGCTTGTCCAGTCATAGTGTTCATAAACTCCAAAAGTGGTGGTCAGAGAGGTGGAGATCTTATTATTACCTATAGGACTCTCCTTAATAAAAAGCAG GTTTTTGATTTGGTAGAGACAGCTCCTGAAGAGGTGCTACAACAGCTTtatgaaaatatagaaaatctGAAAGAGGATGGTGATCCTTTGGCCAGTGAAATCCAGAAAAGACTGAAACTGATT GTTGCAGGTGGGGACGGCACAGCTAACTGGCTTCTTGGGGTAGTTTCTGATCTCAAATTATCTCCACCACCTCCAGTTGCTACTGTGCCTCTTGGAACCGGAAATAACCTTCCATTTTCCTTTGGCTGG GGAAAGAAAAATCCCGGGATAGATAGGCAATCTGTGATGTCTTTCCTCAATCAAGTGAAGACTGCAAAAGAGATGAAGATAGATGG TTGGTATTTGGTCATGCGAATGAGGGCTCTTAAGGAAGGTTCATATGATCCAATCGCACCAAGTGGACAAACCAAGTCATTGAATGCATTCCGACAGGTCTTTAAGCCAGATACCTTATACATG GATGGGTTCCACACATTTCGTGGAAGATTTTGGAACTACTTTAGCATGG GAATGGATGCACAAGTATCATATGCATTTCACTCAGACCGGAAGTTACACCCAGAGAAGTTTAAGAACCAGTTAGTTAATCAA AGCAATTATTTAAAGCTTGGATGTACTCAGGGATGGTTTTGCACATCTTGTTTCCACCCTTCTTCACG GAACATAGCACAGCTGGCAAATGTCAGGATAATGAGAAGACAAGGTCAGTGGGAGGATCTCTATGTACCTCGGAG TATCCGGTCCATTGTGTGCCTCAACTTGCCCAGCTTTTCTGGAGGACTTGATCCATGGGGAACGCCAGACCCTAAAAAATCACTTGAG AGAGACTTGACACCTCCATATGTTGATGATGGCCTAATTGAGATCGTTGGTTTTAGAGATGCTTGGCATGGACTAATATTACTACTCCCGAAAGGACATGGAACTCGCCTTGCACAG GTCAACCCGTGTTTGTGTGGATGTGCCtcattttttccctccaaaattCTTGCTTCTCCTTGTAGACAAATGCAGTTCGTTTCGAGTTTAGAAAAGGAGCAGCAGATCATACCTCCATGA